GCGCCTTCCTGTTCCGGGCAGTGTTTGGCGATCAACAGGCATTTTCCCTGCCACTCATCGAAATGGGCAGCCTCTGGGAGATACCGTTTCTGATTCTTTGCGGTCTCGCTATAGGCCTGGTCGCAACGGCAATGCTGAATCTTGCACAAGGTTGCAGTCGCTTCGCGGACAAACCTGTTCTATTGAAAATGATTGCCGCAGGTTTACTCACCGGCGCAGTTGCAACGGTTCTGCCACAAGTCATGGGTGTCGGCTACGATACTCTCGAACAGGCCATGCTGGGACAGCTGGGGTTCTGGCTGCTTGCCGCCATTGTCATCGCCAAACTGGTGCTCTCAACGGTATCCGTTTCGCTGGGAATGCCCGGCGGCACAATTGGCCCATCGCTGGTCATCGGTGTTTGCATGGGCGGCTGGCTCGGCTTTATTGGCGGTATGATCAATCCCGAGCAGGCCTCCACCCCGGGCTTCTACGCCACGCTTGGCATGAGCGCCATGATGGGAGCCGTACTGAATGCCCCGCTCGCAGCGCTCATCGTCATGCTTGAGCTGACCTACAACCCCAATTTACTGCTACCCAGTATGCTGACCATTGTTACTGCAACACTGACGGCACGCACGGCTTCTCGATTACCCGGACTGTTTTCAATCGGCCGGGACCGGTCACGTTACACCTCACCGGTTTTCCAGATGCTGAGTCGCGCAGGCGTCACCAGCCTGATGGAACTGAACTTCGCTCACCACTCCCACCTGATCCGGCCTGAAGCTGCCCGCGAGATTCTGGAAAAGAAACCAGTCTGGCTGGTGATTGAAGATGTAGGCGAGCCAAAGTACATTCTCAAGCCGGTAGACTTGGCGCGCCACATGGAAGCCCAAGACCCGTTAAGCTGGGATGAAGACACCCGGATAGACTTGCTGAAAATTCCGGCAGAGCGCTGGCGTCTGCATCCCATCCACTCAAGGGCCACTCTTCAGGAAGCACTGATACTGATGCGGCAAAAGGACGGACGAGCCGTGTATATTACCCAGCCCGCCTCACCACTGATGTCAGAAGTTGCAGGAATAGTGACACGAGAATCAATAGACAACTATTACCAGTGAACCCGTAACAGAGGGACAACAGAAAGAGTTAAAAATCATGCTTACCGCAATCAACAACTTTATTACCGGCATTCACAGCTGGATCGAGGCGTTTCATATCATCAGCGTCGTGTGCTGGTTTGCCGCCCTGTTTTACCTGCCGCGCCTATTTGTCTATCACGCCTCGGCTGAAGACGATATCAGCAACGAGCGATTCAAAATAATGGAGCGAAAACTGTACCGGGGTATCGCCAATCCATCGATGATTGCCAGCCTGGTTTTTGGATTGGCGCTATTCAGCACGGCGCCGGACTATTTTCTCAGTTCAGTATGGTTTCATGTAAAAGTGGTGTTGGTAGTGTTACTAATCGGCTATCACCATATGTGCCTGGCTTATCTCAAAAAATTTCGCGATAACAACAACACCAAGAGCCATGTCTTCTTTCGCTGGTTTAACGAAGTACCGGTGATTATGTTAATCGGCATTGTCGTGATGGTGGTGGTGCGGCCGTTTTAGACTTGCAGCGCTCTCCAGGGATTAAGCAGGCATTTGCCTTCAAATATCGATAAGCTTTCTAGCGGATAGAGGTTATCTTTAAAGTCACTATTTATTGTTGGAGAAGCGCTTGTAATAGGAGGCTTCCTCAATAATCATAAGCGTATGAATAGACAGGTTAGCATAACGGCAATCGAACGCAGGTCGCACGAGGCAAACAATACTGGGGACATTCGTGTCGCAGCAAACGATGTACCCTCACGCTTGTTGCTCAGCCAACAAAGCATTTTATCGATAAAAATTGTTTGTCGCTTAATTAAAATGGTGCAACGGCATCGCGCTGCAAGTATTGCAGTCATTAACGGCGATGACAGTTTTCTACCGTTAACTGAAACACTGAATGAACAAATAGTTTCTTTGTTCCAGGTAATGCAAATATTAGCTCACGATCATGGTTTGCTCTCGGTTGAGCAAACCAACTACGCTCAGACTAACTGGCAAGCGATCGCTGCGGACTGGCAACAAGACTCGGTGATCAGCAACTATGAGTTCCACTGCCACCTGATCGACATACTAATACAATTAACTCGCCATACTCTGAAATTTCGGGTGTTGCCAAAGGAGTCACTTCCAGGGTCATTCAACACTGAAGTCGAACTGGCATTGTTTGATGTACTGAAACATATTGAACTCATGGGCAAGCTGCGGGGCCTGGCAACGCACGCTGCCTCATCAAAACACTGCGACAATGACACCCAAACTCGAGTGTCTTTTCTGATTAAGCAGGTTGACACTGAATACCAGCGACTTTATCCGGCATTAAAATCACTGTCCGGGCCATTAGCTGACATACCAACCTTAAATGGCCTGTCTAACTTGAAGGGCAAAATAGAGCGCTTGCTAGAGATTATTCAGCGGCGAATCATTGATGCGCCCAAGATTCGAACCAATGGTTCGCGTATTTATACACTGGCAACTGAAGCTATCGATCTCTATTGGGAAGTCATAGAACGAGCGTTACAGGTCGTCGAAAATCAGATGCTGGACCAACACCTTGCGTTTGATCGATCACATCAGAAATAAAACTCAACTGAAAAAAGCGTCTCACAAGTTTTCCGGTAATATCAAAATTAATATTTAGCACAGGGTCCAACCAATGGCGTCGCTGCAAGATCAACTTCTCAAGGCCGGAATTGTCGACGAGAAAAAAGCCAAGCAAGCTAAAAAAGAAAAGCACAAACAAAACAAGCAGGCACGTAAAGGCCAACCCGTTGTGAGCGAAACTCGACAACTGGCGAAACAAGCCCAGGCTGAACGTTCCGCTCGTGACCGTGAAATAAATCGACAACGCGAAGCTGCCGCAAAGCAAAAAGCCATCGCTGCGCAAATCAAACAGTTAATTGAAGTAAATCGCATCAACCGTCAGGGTGGTGAGACCGCATATCAGTTTACTGATGCTAAAAAAATTAAAAAAATCTATGTATCAGATTTATTGCACCGGCAGTTAAGTCGAGGGCTGATTGCTGTTGTTAAATTGAACGAGCAATACGAGCTGGTGCCCTCAGCCGTTGCCGATAAAATCAAACAACGTGACGAAACTGTGGTGATATTGCAGAATCAGCCCACAAAAGGCGAGCAAGGTACGCTTGATGAACCGGATGAAGATGACTATTACGCGGACTACAAAATCCCGGATGATTTGATGTGGTAGCTTTTGTAAACGCGACTAGAACGAACCAGAAAGCCCGACATAACACCCAAGACAGCCTCTATTGAGTTGCGTCAACTGCGGGCTGGCGATGGCACCAGCTTAGCCGCTCCCTGATTAAAAACTGCTGGACTGCTCCATAAACGCCATTTCCTCCGGTGTGCTCTCTCGCCCCAACGCTTTATTTCGATGCGGATAACGTCCAAACCGGGCAATAACATCGTAATGCCGCTGGGCAAAATCCAGAAACCCCCGAAATGTCTCTTTTTCTTCTTCAGGCACAGCTGACACCAAAGCCCTGTAGTTGGTTATTGAAAGTTGTTGCATCGCCGGGCTCTCAGAATGCTCAAGAGGCATATAGAAAAATACCCGCTCCACCGGTTTCAGCAATAAATCGTCACCACAATCAATGCCATCAAGACACCACTGCAAGGCCTGTGGGTCGGCAGCAAAAGCCTTCGCTTCTCCCCGAAACAGATTGCGCGAAAACTGGTCAACCACAACAATTGCCGCCAGCCTGCCTCGGGCGGACCCAAGCCAGTCGCGGTATCCGCCCTCTGACAGACCATTCACAAAGTGGGCAAACCTGTCTCGTATTTCCTGGTCCACCTCCCTGTGCTTTCCCCACCATAAATCTCCTCGCTGCTGCCAATCGATAGCCGTGTTTTCAATATCACCAAACCAGTAGTCGAGAACAACTTGCCATTCTTTCTGACCCATAACCACTCCAGCCCTTTTTATTGTTATTCACTTTGAGGGTGCACCTCTCTTCACAATTGGTAATAATAGCTTCCCTTTCAGATTTTGTCGGTCCCAATTTAAATGCAACGTTCAGAAGAGCTTTTTCAGCGCGCACAAAACCATATTCCCGGTGGTGTAAATTCACCCGTCAGAGCATTCAAGGCCGTGGGCGGCTCACCGGTTTTTTTCGATAGTGCTCAAGATGCGTACCTTTATGATGCCGACGGTAATCGGTATGTCGATTATGTGCAATCCTGGGGGCCGATGATTCTTGGCCATGGCCACCCCTACGTACTGGATTCGATTCGTGGGCAACTGGAAAAAGGGCTCACCTTTGGTGCGCCAACAGAAATTGAAATTGATCTGGCCGACCGACTCTGCGAATTAGTGCCGGGGCTGGATATGGTGAGAATGGTAAATTCCGGCACTGAAGCGACGATGAGCGCCATTCGGCTGGCCCGAGGATTCACCGGGCGCGACAAAATCATCAAGTTTGAAGGCTGCTATCACGGCCATTCTGACTCACTACTGGTAAAGGCTGGCTCTGGCGCACTCACTCTCGGTGTGCCCAGCTCACCTGGTGTTCCCGCTTCGCTGGCCGATCACACAGTGACGCTCACCTACAATGACAGCGATGCGGTTGTGCAGGCCTTTACCGAAATCGGCGAACAGGTTGCCTGTGTGATTGTCGAGCCTGTCGCAGGCAATATGAGCTGCATTCCGCCACAACCCGGATTTCTGGAGACACTTCGTGAGCAATGTACCAATAATGGCGCCCTGCTAATTTTCGATGAAGTCATGACAGGTTTCAGGGTTGGCCCACAATGCGCCACCGGCCATTTTCATATCGAAGCTGATTTAATCACCCTTGGCAAAGTGATTGGCGGTGGTATGCCTGTTGGCGCTTTCGGTGGCAAGCGCGAGGTAATGAAGCAGATCGCCCCGTTAGGACCCGTCTACCAGGCTGGCACACTATCCGGTAATCCTGTCGCCATGACTGCCGGGCTAACCACGCTGAACCTGATTTCTCAGCCGGATTTTTACGCACCGCTTCTTGAACACACGACAGAACTGATGGCTGGATTGCAGGAGCGCGCAGACACCGCAGGCATTCCCTTCACAACCAACCATATCGGCACCATGTTTGGTATTTTCTTCACTACGGCAAACAGCGTCAGCAATTACCAGCAGGTGATGGCTTGCAATACTGAGCGCTTTGGCCAATTTTTCCACGGCATGTTGAAGGAAGGCGTTTACCTCGCACCCGCTTCCTATGAGGCTGGATTTATGTCTGCAGCGCACACCGATATTGATATCAAATACACACTCGACGCCGCCGCGCGTGTATTCAAAAAACTTTAGGCCGGAAGCATTAGGCACTATGATCATCGTTCATAGGATACCGGCAGACAACATTTGGAGCAGACATGAGCTTTACTGACACTCGAGGTTCATTCCCCCTTACCCGGCTGCGACGCAATCGCAGTGATGAATTTTCCCGCCGCCTGGTGCGGGAAAATCGCCTCACAACAGATGATCTCATCTACCCGGTATTTGTTATTGATGGCGAAAACCAGCGAGAGCCGGTTGCATCAATGCCGGGGGTTGAACGATTATCCGTCGACGTTCTGGTCGAAGAAGCGAAAACCATTGTCGCACTCGGCATTCCGGCCATTGCCCTGTTCCCTGTTACACCGCAGGCAAAAAAATCGCTCACCGCGGAAGAGGCTTTCAATCGCGACGGACTGGCACAGCGAGCCGTTCGCGCACTGAAACGTGCAGTGCCGGAGCTGGGCATTATTACCGATGTGGCGCTGGACCCTTTTACCACCCACGGCCAGGACGGCATTATCGATGACAGTGGTTACGTGCAAAATGATGTCACGATAGAAGCACTGGTGCGTCAGGCATTGAGCCACGCCGAAGCAGGCACAGATATCGTCGCCCCCTCGGACATGATGGATGGTCGCATTGGCGCTATTCGGGACGCCCTGGAAGATGCCGGTTACCCCAATGTCAAAATACTCGCCTATTCTGCCAAGTATGCCTCCAGCTATTACGGGCCTTTTCGTGACGCGGTAGGTTCCGCAGCTAACATTCAGGGTGGCGACAAGAAGAGCTACCAAATGGACCCAGCCAACAGTGACGAAGCACTGCACGAATGCGCGCAGGATCTGGCCGAAGGTGCAGACATGATCATGGTCAAGCCAGGCATGCCTTATCTGGATATTTTGCGGCGTGTCAAAAGTGAACTGCAAGTACCCACGTTTGCCTATCAGGTCAGTGGCGAATACGCTATGCATTGTGCAGCTTTTGAAAACGGCTGGCTGGCGCGAGACAAGGTTATTCTTGAATCACTGCTGGCATTTAAACGAGCCGGTGCAGATGGAATACTGACTTATTTCGCTAAAGAAGCCGCCGAACTGTTGAATCAGTAACTGGCCTCTGCTCTCTGATGAGACTTGATAAGTTCCTGTCCAACGCGACTGATCTTTCCCGCAACGATGTAAAGCGGTTAATTCGCGCGGGGGAAGTCTCCATAAATGACGCCCTTGCAAGCGGTCCGGCAATGCAAGTAACAGACGATGATGAAATCTGCATTGATGGCTCCCCTGTTACCCAGCCCCAGCAACGGTATTTTATGATGAATAAACCCGCTGGCGTGGTATCCGCCAACCGAGATCGCAACCACCCGACCGCCATTGATTTGATTTACGAACACCGGCATCAGGAATTACAGATAGCCGGTCGACTCGACATCGACACCACCGGCCTGCTGCTCATCACCGATGACGGCCAGTGGAATCACCGCATCACATCTCCGCACAGCAGTTGCCCAAAAACCTATCTGGTGGAAGTTGACGAGCCTCTAGCCGAAGGCCTGACAGATAAGTTTGCCGGGGGGATCTGGCTGGAAGGAGAGAAGCGACGCTGCCTGCCGTCAACGCTGGAAATTACCGGCCCAACAACCGCCCGGCTAACCATCAGTGAAGGCAAGTATCATCAGGTAAAGCGTATGTTTGCAGCAATGGGGAACCATGTTACTGCGCTTCATCGTGAGCGTATCGGCAACATTGTGCTGGACGAAGCATTACCCCCTGGCGAGTATCGCCCTCTAACGAAAGAAGAAATTCTGAGCATAGGGCCTTGAACCAACAGGCTTTCCAATTGTTAATATCGAGGCTCGCCAATGAGGGCCACCAGCTGCTCGTTGCCGACGAAAATTTACGCGATATCTCTCTGTCATCAATTCCCACATCAACCACACTACTGACCAATCGTTTCGATCTGTACCAGCAGGCGCAAGACGCAGGCCTCATTTGTCACTTCAATGACTTTCGCTTTGACCTCTTTCAGGAACACAGCTTCGACCGTATTTACTACCGAGTGTCTAAAGAAAAACCCGTGGTTCACCATATTATCAATCAGGCAAAAAAGTACCTGAAACACAAAGGGCAACTGATACTGATCGGCGCCAAGAACGAAGGCATAAAAACCTACATAAAAAATGCTGAACAGTATTTTTCCTGCGCTGCGGGTATTAAAAAAAGTGGGTCGTTTTACTGCGCTACCCTGACCATGGAGAAGGAGGATAGCGTCAAACCTCTCGATGACAAAAACTATGCTGAGCTCCGCATGGAGATCTCTGACGGCAAACTTGAGCTATACAGCAAGCCCGGCATTTTCGGCTGGAATAAAATAGATAAGGGCAGTCAGTTTTTGTGTGAACACCTGGCATCGTTTATCGGCGGGTTTCCGGAAAAACCGCCAACTTTGCTGGACCTTGGCTGTGGCTATGGGTATCTCTCGGCCTACACCCACCAGATAACACCTGATACCCGGATAACGGCAACTGATAACAATGCCGCCGCCATCACCGCATGCGAAAAGAATTTTGCCCTGCTGGGCATTAGCGGGAATGTGGTGGCGGATGATTGTGCCGGAGGAATCAACGAAACTTTTACTGCGGTAATCTGTAACCCACCCTTTCACCAGGGCTTTGCTACCGACGGAAATCTTACCGACCGTTTTATGAACGCCAGCTTCCAGCGGCTAACCGCAGAAGGGAAAGCACTGTTTGTGGTGAATGAATTCGTGCCACTGGAGAAAAAGGCTACCGGAGTGTTCAGAAAAACATCTGTGATTGCAAAAGAAAACGGCTTCAAACTGGTGTTGCTGGAAAAATAAGTGGCCGCACTGCTTTACAGCTTCCAGCACTATTATTTGAGCCAGAAAAAATGGCGTATTGATGCCGAATCATTCAAACAAGCTGACAATTCTGTCGATTTTTTCAATGGCATCAGGGGTTGCAGAAATGATTTTACAGCCCACCCACCAGCCTTCCTCGTGGGACATTTCCCGCACCCATAAACAATCGACGCCCAATTCAAACTGACCAATACCCTGCGTAGTATCACAGGGGTTAAGAACCAGCTGATAAATGTTATCCACTCCCAGAGGGTTATCCGCAGCAATCAGCAACCCTTCACTGTGAATATTAACCAGCCCTCCGAGCTTATCGCCAGTGAGCCTGTTCTCAATCTCGACTCGCACATCAACAGCATGCCGCTCCAGTTGCCTGCGGTTTTGGTCATCAGTCATTATTATTATGCTCCCTGAGCCAGTGCCTGCTGATTCAGATCAGCATAAATGGATTCCAGAGTACGCTCAACCAACGGCTTGGTACTGCCGATAATCATCTGCATTTCACCGCCGATCATGTCCTGAGCAATTTCCTGCCCGGTACGAATTCCCGTGCGTTTGCCGCTCTGATCCACAAACAGGAAGTGCAGACTGTTGGAATTAAACCAGGCCACTTTCTCGCGGCGGCCATCGCGGTATTCAAACCAGGTACCAAACTCCATCAAACGCAGCTTATCAATAATTTGCTGTACCCGCTCATCTTCAACCACTGATGAAGCGGGGTCTTCCAGGCGCCGCTCAGCCAGGCGAACCAGTTTCAGGCGGGTGGCATCCACCGTATCATCCAGCGCCATATTTTTAAGGCGGGCATCATAAACCTTGTCTATGGCTCTTTTCAGCTTGCGGCCCTTGCCTCGATGATAGCCAATTAACTCAAAACCTTTCTCAATAGTGGCTTCTATCCAAGGGTAATGCTGTCGCCAGCGTACCTTATCGCTGTTTTCATCACTCAACTCCAGCCCCCACAGGAGATCTTCAATCAGATTCAGCGCCTGGTGCCAGGACTCTGACTTCTCGCCATAACGCAACAAAACAAACGCCATGTAATCGGACCATGGCTGCAACAGAAACAAGAGAATAGGAGAAGGCAACTCGAGATTTTTAGCTCGCTGCCGAATTTCGGCACTGACCCGCTCCTTAACCTCTCTAAGGCGGTCTTCACCCTGCGCTTTCTCAGTGGCGCGTTTTTCAAGCAGCTCAACGCGTAACTCTATTTTCTGAACGTAGCTGCTGAAATCCATTAACAGTACTGCAAATAATTTTGCTTCGTACTCAAAGTCATCAATAACGCGTTTTACTATCGTTCTGATTTGATGAAAGATCTGATATTCACTGCGCCCGTCGTTACCCACCCAGCGAACACCCGCATCGGCAAGCACATTCAGCAGCTGTCGTGCCGGGTGGTCTTCGTGTTGAAAGAAGTCCGGATCGGCAAACGCGATTTTCAGGTAAGGTGTATGCAGATAACTGAGCATCGCCTTGACGCAATCAGGTAGCTGTTCGTCATTGAGAATGTACTCAAACAGCATACCGACCAGATCGATAGTGGCCATATCGGCACTGCTGACAACGACATCCTTATCACCCACAACGCTCTGCAACTCCGTCTGAAACGTTTCTACGCCTCTTTGAATATCATGCACGGGAATATTTTGAGCGGTTAGCATCAGGTTTTCAGCACTATGGCGGCTCAACTGCTGGAGCTTTTTCGCCGCTTCCATCAACTGTGACGGACTGTAGTTTGGCGCTGCCGGAGCAGTACCCTGACGCAATGCGCTTTGCAATGCGTGAATTTTGCTCACCAGCTTTTCGGAGCTTTCACCCGTCACCGGCGCATCACTGCCACCAATCACGACAGTTTGCCCACCGCCTTTTCCTTCAACCCGGGTACTGGAACCTGTGATTCCTCCGGCAGCAACATCCGAGCCACCAGCACCAGAACCACCAGCACGCGAGCCAACAACACCAGAACCGCCGACACTGCCTGAGGCTTGCTGTTTCTGCCTTGGCGCTGCACCGGTATAACGGTCGCCGGCACTTTTCTTCACCGCAAACCGTATATTCGGCAATACACCCTGCCGCTCAAACTCGGCATTTGCCGCCTCATAGACACGCCCTAGTCGCCGCAGAAACAGCTGATCAAACAACTTGTACAAATACAGTTTGCCTACTGTTGAAAGATCAGCAATTGCCTCCTGCAGTGCTGCACAGTAGTGTACGGGCGCCATTGGTAAATCTTTCAAGGGCACTTTCTGCCCGCCATTGAGCATGGCCATTCTTTGACCCAAAGCCCAGAGCGATGTATTAAATTCATTTTCGGCATGCTGCCGGGCATTCACCAGCGCCACATTCTCTTCAACGTCATCATCAGCCACCAGTTGCATACGCCGGTGATCGATTTCTGATTCATCCGGTTTGAACTGTGGCATAACCCCGGCGGAAAGAGCGTATTGCCGTTCCAGACTGCGCTGAAAAACTCTTGAAACATGACTGCGATTGGCATTCAGTTGCGCACGATCATGCAGCAGCTCAAATCTCTCGCGGCTAGCAGTCGGCTGCTCGACATGCTCCATAATCCGGTCATGAGCAGACAAAAGGAATTCCCGAAAATCCTTTGCTGAAATATCCAGCACAACCCTACTCACCCGGGAAAGAATATCTTCCCGGCGATGCTTGAGCTGAATTGAAGCAGACTGATCACTCATGGTTGTGAAGGTACTCCCCCTGGTTTCAGAATAATAGCCCTGTTTTTCAGAAAGGTTAAGTTTTAGTTTTTGGCCTGTATCTCGACCAGCAGCTCTCTCAGCTTTGCCTGCAACGCGGTATTACCGGACGCAAGCGGTAAACCCTGACGGGCAATTTGCTCAGCCATACCCAACTGCCAGAGGCTGTAATAATTGGATGCAAGCAGTAAATAGACCTCTGCATTGCCACGATCAAGCCGCAAGGCTCGCTCGGCAATCGCGTTGGATCGCTCGAAAATACCTTGCCGGTGTAGCTGCCAGCCTTCCTGCAGCAACCTTTCTACGGCCGATTGGGCCGCACTTGCTTTTGGGCTTTCCGGCTCAATACGCCTTGCCGGAGGGGTCTCTGCCTTCCCGGAGTCGGTCTTTCGCTCGTCCGGGGCTGGGTAACCTGTTGGCGCAGGAACCATTGGCGCACAGGCCCCCAGCAGCAGACTGGCAAAAACAAGACCCAACAGATTTCTCTTCAACACTGATGATTCCTTTTTGTTCAAACGGTTTAGCAACCTGTTTGCAAATACAACGACACGTTTAAATTCTGCCAGCGCAGTCTTTCAACCCCTACCAGCCCAGCTTGCCCTTCAGCCACTCGATTGCCCGCTGCGGAGCCGTTGCAGTACAAGCGCCTTTCCGGGTCGGCTCACTGCCGTCAATAAATGGCAGATAATGGGCACCCTGGCAATAGCGGGAACTTAACAGGCCTTCACTATCAACCCAGTGATACTGGATCGCTTCCGGCTTTTCAAACGCCAGCGACTGATGATTCAAACCCGCCATGATATCGATCCATACCGGTAACGCACCGGTTCCACCCGTTAACGGCATCTTGCCATTATCGTCGCGGCCCAGCCAGACTACATTGAGGTAACTGCCACTAAAGCCGGCAAACCAGCTATCACGCTGATCATTACTGGTGCCCGTTTTGCCGGCCAGCAAAAGCTCTGACGGCAAACGCTGGTAGGCGCTTTTACCGGTTCCCTCTCGCATCACCACCTGCAGTGCATACTGCATTAAATGCATGACTTCCGGTGAAAATACCTGTTGCACCTGGTAGGGGTAGCGTTTCAGAGGCACATTGTCCGCTGTATAAACCGTTCTGATGGCACGCAGCTGCGAATGAAAGCCTCCAGCCGCCAGTGTGTGGTAAAGCTCTGCCACCTGAAAGGGTGACATTGCCATAGCCCCCAGCATCAGCGAGGGCACCTGATTGATTTCGCCCCGGTAACCTAATCGCTCAATCACATCGGCAACAGCGGGAATGCCAACGGTCATCCCCAGCCTTGCAGCTGCCTGATTATAAGATTGTGCCAGTGCCTGATAGAGCATCACCCGACCATGGCTCTCACGGGAAAAATTTCGCGGCCGCCACTCCTCACCATTTTCAGAACGGACCACTACCGGGCTATCGTCAATCGGTGTTGCCAGCGTATAGTTTTTCACATTTTCAAGCGCCGCCAGATAAACCGCAGGCTTAATGGTAGAACCAACCGGTCGATACGCATCCAGCGCCCGGTTAAACCCGGCGTATCCGGCCTGCCTGTCTCCGGCGACGGCAATCACCTCTGCCGTCCCAACTCGCACCACCAAGGACGCCACCTGTAACTGCCCTTTGTCCAACCGATAGTCTCGCTCGATTAACGCCAGCTTGCTGTCGAGGCTCTGCTCGAGATGGCGCTGAACCTGGGGATCAAAATTGGTAAACACTCGCAACCCTTCGCTGCGCAGTGCCTCATCACCATAGTCTTCCAGCAACTGCCTTTTCACCAACGCCATATAGGCGGGGAAATCATTTTTGCGCCGACTGCCCCTTGCAACAATGCCTAATGGCTGTCGTCGAGCCTGCTGAATTTGTTGCTCACTGACGCCTCCTTCTCGTGCCAGTACGTCCAGCACCAGGTTTCTCCTTTGCAGCGCCCGTTCCGGATACCGCCAGGGGTTGTAATAAGAGGCGCCTTTTACCAATGCCACAAGCAACGCTACCTGATGCAACTCAAGCTCCCCAACCGGCTTTTGAAAATAATGTCGACTGGCCATGGCGAACCCGTGAATGGCGCGTTGCCCGGACTGCCCCAGATAGACTTCATTGAGGTAGGTTTCGAGAATTTCATTCTTGTCAAAATGCACTTCAAGCAACACCGCCATCACGGCTTCCAGCAACTTCCTTGACAGTGTGCGTTTTTCATTGAGGTAGAAGTTCTTCACCAGTTGCTGGGTTAGTGTACTGCCACCCTGAACCGTCTTACCCTGCTGAAGATTGGCCTTCATCGCACGGGCTATACCGCGGAATGAAATGCCGAAATGTTGAAAAAAGTTTCGGTCTTCTACGGCTACCAGCGTCTCAACCAGACGCGGAGGCACCTCCCCCAAACGAACCAGTTCCCGATCTTCCTGATGAGAGGGATAAATGCCCCCGATTCTGAGCGGCTCAAGGCGAGCCAGCGAGAGTGAATTGCCAGCACTGTTCA
This genomic stretch from Pseudomonadales bacterium harbors:
- a CDS encoding class I SAM-dependent methyltransferase, which gives rise to MLISRLANEGHQLLVADENLRDISLSSIPTSTTLLTNRFDLYQQAQDAGLICHFNDFRFDLFQEHSFDRIYYRVSKEKPVVHHIINQAKKYLKHKGQLILIGAKNEGIKTYIKNAEQYFSCAAGIKKSGSFYCATLTMEKEDSVKPLDDKNYAELRMEISDGKLELYSKPGIFGWNKIDKGSQFLCEHLASFIGGFPEKPPTLLDLGCGYGYLSAYTHQITPDTRITATDNNAAAITACEKNFALLGISGNVVADDCAGGINETFTAVICNPPFHQGFATDGNLTDRFMNASFQRLTAEGKALFVVNEFVPLEKKATGVFRKTSVIAKENGFKLVLLEK
- a CDS encoding PilZ domain-containing protein codes for the protein MTDDQNRRQLERHAVDVRVEIENRLTGDKLGGLVNIHSEGLLIAADNPLGVDNIYQLVLNPCDTTQGIGQFELGVDCLWVREMSHEEGWWVGCKIISATPDAIEKIDRIVSLFE
- a CDS encoding DUF1631 family protein, with protein sequence MSDQSASIQLKHRREDILSRVSRVVLDISAKDFREFLLSAHDRIMEHVEQPTASRERFELLHDRAQLNANRSHVSRVFQRSLERQYALSAGVMPQFKPDESEIDHRRMQLVADDDVEENVALVNARQHAENEFNTSLWALGQRMAMLNGGQKVPLKDLPMAPVHYCAALQEAIADLSTVGKLYLYKLFDQLFLRRLGRVYEAANAEFERQGVLPNIRFAVKKSAGDRYTGAAPRQKQQASGSVGGSGVVGSRAGGSGAGGSDVAAGGITGSSTRVEGKGGGQTVVIGGSDAPVTGESSEKLVSKIHALQSALRQGTAPAAPNYSPSQLMEAAKKLQQLSRHSAENLMLTAQNIPVHDIQRGVETFQTELQSVVGDKDVVVSSADMATIDLVGMLFEYILNDEQLPDCVKAMLSYLHTPYLKIAFADPDFFQHEDHPARQLLNVLADAGVRWVGNDGRSEYQIFHQIRTIVKRVIDDFEYEAKLFAVLLMDFSSYVQKIELRVELLEKRATEKAQGEDRLREVKERVSAEIRQRAKNLELPSPILLFLLQPWSDYMAFVLLRYGEKSESWHQALNLIEDLLWGLELSDENSDKVRWRQHYPWIEATIEKGFELIGYHRGKGRKLKRAIDKVYDARLKNMALDDTVDATRLKLVRLAERRLEDPASSVVEDERVQQIIDKLRLMEFGTWFEYRDGRREKVAWFNSNSLHFLFVDQSGKRTGIRTGQEIAQDMIGGEMQMIIGSTKPLVERTLESIYADLNQQALAQGA
- the mrcB gene encoding penicillin-binding protein 1B is translated as MVSQKSQKKPAQKTRARKSRVRESKVRRWRWKLAVGFLLCGLIAVVALDVLVYNKFQGRKWSLPAHVFSREMELYPGLALSRDQFLWELGQLGYERKVDAKLPGQVSVAGNRVDVFTRGFTFWDSSEPAQKLRLQFNSSRLLTLLNSAGNSLSLARLEPLRIGGIYPSHQEDRELVRLGEVPPRLVETLVAVEDRNFFQHFGISFRGIARAMKANLQQGKTVQGGSTLTQQLVKNFYLNEKRTLSRKLLEAVMAVLLEVHFDKNEILETYLNEVYLGQSGQRAIHGFAMASRHYFQKPVGELELHQVALLVALVKGASYYNPWRYPERALQRRNLVLDVLAREGGVSEQQIQQARRQPLGIVARGSRRKNDFPAYMALVKRQLLEDYGDEALRSEGLRVFTNFDPQVQRHLEQSLDSKLALIERDYRLDKGQLQVASLVVRVGTAEVIAVAGDRQAGYAGFNRALDAYRPVGSTIKPAVYLAALENVKNYTLATPIDDSPVVVRSENGEEWRPRNFSRESHGRVMLYQALAQSYNQAAARLGMTVGIPAVADVIERLGYRGEINQVPSLMLGAMAMSPFQVAELYHTLAAGGFHSQLRAIRTVYTADNVPLKRYPYQVQQVFSPEVMHLMQYALQVVMREGTGKSAYQRLPSELLLAGKTGTSNDQRDSWFAGFSGSYLNVVWLGRDDNGKMPLTGGTGALPVWIDIMAGLNHQSLAFEKPEAIQYHWVDSEGLLSSRYCQGAHYLPFIDGSEPTRKGACTATAPQRAIEWLKGKLGW